The Triticum dicoccoides isolate Atlit2015 ecotype Zavitan chromosome 6A, WEW_v2.0, whole genome shotgun sequence genome has a window encoding:
- the LOC119315949 gene encoding uncharacterized protein LOC119315949 produces MEPEARAHPAPSRPISGDRIHLPPPGIGSPRPRAASGGGPAVCRCRKCQHRHHSSSWKPLPCFACSSEAERAGGHASRCRAPSTAWSSNLRRSSAVPALLPPREIRQISKARAARRRSVIPVPAEPAADFCFLFIEQERSSLIPVLPLFERRRTRSNARVDCATSASGPRPSSRPSDWPASAPRPGPWAEGITVLQENPCTSYI; encoded by the exons ATGGAGCCCGAAGCTCGAGCTCATCCGGCACCATCTAGACCCATCTCCGGGGACCGGATCCACCTCCCACCGCCGGGAATCGGTTCCCCTCGACCTCGCGCCGCCTCTGGTGGTGGTCCTGCCGTCTGCCGTTGCCGGAAGTGCCAACACCGCCACCACTCGTCTTCCTGGAAGCCGCTCCCCTGCTTCGCCTGCTCGTCCGAAGCCGAACGCGCTGGAGGGCATGCATCGCGCTGCCGTGCCCCCTCCACCGCCTGGAGCTCCAACCTCCGCCGGAGCTCTGCCGTCCCCGCGCTCCTGCCGCCCCGCGAGATCCGGCAG ATCTCCAAGGCCCGCGCCGCCCGTCGCCGGAGCGTCATCCCCGTCCCTGCTGAACCTGCCGCTGACTTCTGCTTCCTCTtcatcgagcaggagcgctcgtCCCTGATTCCCGTGCTACCTCTGttcgagaggaggaggacgaggtcgaACGCCCGCGTTGACTGCGCCACATCCGCAAGTGGACCGCGCCCCTCCTCAAGGCCCAGCGACTGGCCTGCCTCTGCTCCCCGACCTGGGCCTTGGGCCGAA GGTATTACAGTTTTACAGGAAAACCCTTGCACTTCATACATTTAA